In Phycisphaeraceae bacterium, the genomic stretch GCGGTTACAGGACAAAATCTCCAAGCAGACGATCGGCCTGCCCAGCGGGTCCAAGCGCGCTGCGCGAGTTTACGGGCTGCCCACGCCTGCCCCGGCGACGATGTAAGCATTTCATGACAGGGCGACTCCACATCGCGCCGGTCGCGTGAGACGGCGGCAGGGGTGTGTCTTGTAGTAAAATCGCAGCTATGTCCGATCCCCTCGTGCGGAAGAAAGTGCTGATCGGCTATGTGGCCGCAGCGATCGTCCCCGCCTTGATCCTGCTCGATACGCTCGTTGGGTTCGCCCGCGGTTGGCGCATGGTTTATCGCCAGGAACAGGCGATCGTGGCTGGGGTCGCTGTTTGGATGATGGCGGCGGTGCTGCTCGTCTGCGTTGCGCGAGGCAGGGCGTTTTACCTCAAACACTGGACGCGACTCGTGGTGCTGGTGTTTTTTTCGGTGCTGGCGTTAGCTGTCGCCGAAAGCGTCGTTCGCTCTCTGCCAACCGGTGACGCGCCGTTTCATCTCCGCACACCCGATCATCAGTGGATTTTTCGTCCCACGCCTCAGGTCATGCCGGGAATTACCGGCGACTCTCGATACACCACCAACGCTGACGGCGTGCGCGGCCCGAAGATGCCTTTGGATAAAGATTCGCTCCGAGTGCTCTGCCTCGGCGGGAGCACAACGGAATGTCTTTATCTGGATGATGACGAAACGTGGACCCATCTCCTCACGTCGGATTTGGAGACGAGCCTGGGGCGGCCGGTCTGGACCGGAAGTGCGGGTGCGAGCGGGTTAGCGTCCGATGCGCATCTGCTGTTTGTGGAAAACAGCGACCTCATGAGCCGTGTCAGTGCGATCGTCCTGCTCGTGGGGATCAACGATTTATCCAAGGCACTGGTGTCGCCAACCCCGGATGCTGTCGGCGAACTTGCCCGGCCGGAACTCGTCGGCCGCCCGATCTGGCGGCGGTCGGTTTTGCTGATTCGCGGCGGTGTGCTGGTCAAACAACTCCTCAAAAAACTCAAAGGCGATCAACTCAACGTCGAAGATGAGGGCGGTGCCAGCTACATCTCGCGTCGTGAGCGCAGACGCACTGCGGCAAAGACGGACGACGTGCCGAACTTCGATGCTGCCATCGAGAGCTATCGCCATCGGATTGAAAAGATCGCGGATGTCTGTGCGCGAAAAAACGTCAAGCTCATACTTGTCACGCAACCCGTGCTCTGGGATGAGTCGCTGGGTGAAAAGGAGCGAAATCTGTTGTGGTTCGGCTGGCTGGATGACGGACGATACCTTTCCATCACAGTATTACGGGCGACAATGGACCGTTACAACAAGGTGCTGCGCGAAATCGCTGCTCGTCGCAGCATCGCGCTGGCTGACCTGGCTTCGATGAACGGCAGGAGCGAGCTTTTTATTGATGACTGCCACTTCAATGAGGCGGGTGCCCGTGAGGTGTCGCGGTTGATCGCTCCAGTGGTGGCGGGGGTGTTGTTGGAAAAGTTTCCAGGCGGCGGGAAATAACGCGCCGGCGGCGATGATCGGCGGCAGCCCTCGGAGGCGGGTCAGTGAGCAGACGGGGATAACGCTTAGGTTTATGAGGTATCCGCTGAATCTGGGGTTGGCTTGCTGGCGGGAGCAGTTTTGAATGGATGGTGTAAAAACTCCCCGCCGGCCCTTGTGCAAAATAGGGGGAGGTTGACAAGACCTTTGCCCCGGTTAACTTATCATTCAGATCGGCTGGGTTGGTTGCCGGGGCCCGCAGCCGCGAATCCTCAACCGGCTTTCATGCCACCGTTAAGTGGAGGTCACCTTGAGCGTACTGACCAAAGTCTTCGTTGTGCTCGTGACGGTGCTCTCGATCCTGCTGGTCGCGCTGTTCGTGCCGTTCGTCGCCAAGACCGAGAACTATAAAGAACAGGTCCGGCTGGCCAAGACGGAAGCCGAAGGCGCACGCCAGACCGCAGCGCAGCGGCAGACCGAAATCAACACGATGCAGAACAAGCAGACCGAAGCCTATGTGCAACTTCAGAGTGCCAAGGCTCTGGTTGACCAGCAGGTTCTGGCTCTGAACGATCGCCTTGCCCAGTCTGAGAAGGAAGGGCTTGAGGCCAAGGCTGATCTCGTAAAGCGTGAGGCTGACCTTACACAGCTTTCCGCTGCGGCGAAACTCAGCACCCAGCTTCAAGAAGCGATGGAGGCTGAGCTGCGTGACCGTCGGACCGCGATGGTCAGTCAGCAGACACGCATGATCGAGCTGCAGGACCGCATCGAGGAGATCACCAGCCAGCTCCAGGCAGCGGAGCGTCAGCGCAAGCGTGACGCGGAACGCCTCGTCGATCTCGAAACACAGTTGGCGGAAACCACCAAGCGTCTCGCTCAGGGCGGCAGCGCCGTCGCGGCGAACACAGCAGGTCCGACCGCTCCGGCTACCTTTGAGTCTTCCGTGACGATCAACGGCTCGGTCACCAAAGTCGATAAAGTCGAAGGCGACAGCTTCGCCCAGATCAACGTCGGCTCGGCTGGCGGCGTCGAGGAGAACATGAGATTCCTCGTTCACCGGGGTGATGTGTACCTCGGAACGCTCGTGATCACCGCGGTGGATACCAATGCCGCTTCGGGCCGCATGACGCTGTCCACCGGCGACATCCAGGCGGGTGACAAGGTTCTGTCAGGCGGTCAATGATGGGTTTCCCACGGCCGCCCGTCGATGGGACGGCTTAACCCGCGTGTAATTTCTCGATTGATAATCGGTTGACGGCAAAAGCCGTTGCCCTGCGGAGATTCTGGCGATGACACAAGCCCCCGGACCCGTGGTTACTCCCACTCGCAGCGGTGCCTCCAGCAACATCTACACCGTGCTCATGCTCGTATCGCTGCTGATCCTCGTGTGCGGCGTTGGATTCATCTGGTACCGCAGCTCCCAACTCTACGGCGATAACCCCTTCGTCGCTCCCGAAATCAAGACGACCACTCCCGGCCTGCGGTGATCCCTCGCCGGTGGTTTTCCGTGTCTCCTAAAACACAAGTCCGATAGCCTGCGACACCGATGATGGACAGCATGGGCGTGCGGAATCGGTTAACATGCCGACCACTTGAGGTAGGCGATCGTTTCTCAGTGCGACGTTCCTCCAGAGGATCACGCCTGACGCGCCGCCTGGGGTTCTCCAGCCTTGTTTGCGCCGCGCTTCGTGCCGTCGCCATGGAGGGTTCGCCTCTTTGATTTTTGACAATCTCCTAAGCTGGTTCAGCGTCGATATGGGTATCGACCTTGGTACGTGTAACACACTCGTGTGTGTGCGCGGCGAGGGTATCGTGCTTAATGAGCCAAGCGTCGTCGCCGTTCACAAGGGAACCAACCACGTCCTGCGCAATCCCGACGGCACGCTGGCCGTAGGCTGGGCCGCCAAGGAGATGCTCGGCAAGACACCCGGATCGATCTCCGCTATCCGCCCCATGAAAGACGGCGTGATCAGCGACTTCGACATCACCGAGGTGCTCCTCAAATACTTCATCCAGAAAGTTCAGGGTCGCAGCACGGTGATCGGCCCCAGAGTCGTCATTGCAGTGCCCAGCGGGATCACCGCTGTCGAAAAGCGCGCGGTGATCGAGTCAGCTCGACGCGCCGGTGCCCGAAGCGTGCATCTGATCGAGGAGCCGATGGCCGCGGCCGTCGGTGCCGGATTGCCCGTGCGTGAGGCGACCGCATCGATGATCGTGGACATCGGCGGCGGTACGACCGAAGTGGCCATCCTCTCACTGGCGGACATCGCCCAGTGCGAGAGCGTGCGTGTGGCGGGAGATGACTTCGACGAAGCCATCATCAATCACATGAAGAAGGCCTACAACCTGAACATCGGTGAGCAGACCGCTGAACGTGTCAAGATCGAAATCGGCTCGGCGGCGCCGTTTGGTGAAGAAATGACCATGGATGTCCGCGGCCGTGACATGATCTCCGGCTTGCCGCGAAAAACCGTCATCACCAGCGAGGAAGTGAGGCAGTGTCTGCTTGAGCCGATCTCGGCCATCAGCGAAACGGTCATCCGCACACTGGAACGCGCTGACCCCGAACTGGCGGCGGACCTCGTGGACAACGGCATCACCCTCGCGGGCGGCGGAGCGCTGCTCCGCGGCATCTGCAAGGTCATCGCGGATGCGACCGGCCTCGACGCTCGTCAGGCCGATGACCCGCTTACCTGCGTGGCTCGCGGCACCGCTTTCTATCTCGAACACCTTGAGGAGTGGAAGCGATACCTGCCGAGCGATTCGGACGAGGGATAAACCACCCGCCTTCCGCGATGATGCGCGGAGACAGATTCCGATTTCCTCTCTCTCAGGCAAGAGGGGTCTAGCGCAAGGCGTTTGTGCCATGCTCCGCTTTTTCACTTATCACCGGGTTCTGGCTGGGATCGTGTTCCTGCTGCTCGTCGGCTGCTTCCTTAAAGCGTCGGTAGCAACCGCTATTGCGCGCGGGCCGGCGGAGATTCTGCGATTCGCACTCTCGCCGTTTACCCACAAGCTGACGACGATGAGTAACGCCGTGCGCGGCCGCGCCGACCTGCCCGCGCCGATCACCACAGCCAACGATCTCCAGCAGCGGGTCTGGGCACTCGAAAGGCTCAATGAGCAACTGCTTCACGATCTGGAGGCGTCACGGGCCCAGCTTGTTGACATCAGTGCGTTACGCCGCATTTTCAAGCCGATCGTCGGAACGCCGCTGCCCGTGGATGTCGTCGCCGCTCCCGGCGGGTCTGCGCGGGGGCTGCTCACCATCAATCACGGCGCGAGGTCCGGCATCGTCGAAGGGGCGGTGGTCGTCTCCGGCGAGTTCCTCGTCGGTCGCGTTGCCGAGGTCGGCGAGTTTACCTCGGTGGTCCGGTTGCTCAGCGCGCCGATGCCTCGATCGATGCCTTTCGAGGTTCGCATCATTGATCCAAACGGCGTCGTACGGCAAAACGGCGCGGCGACCGCTTCACCTGACGGCAAGGAGTTCTGGATCGAAACGGCCGTCAACGCGACACAGATCGGCGATGTGGTCCGCATGGCGGAGCAGGCTTGGCCGAGCGAATCGCGCGGATTCATCGTCGGCAAGGTGACGCGCCGCGAAAAGCTGCCCAACGACCCATTCCTGCGCGAGCGTGTGATTGTCGAGCCGATCCGTGAACTGGATACGCTCGACCATGTGCAGGTACTGCTGACCAGGACGACCCCCGGCGCGGCACCGGGACCGGTGGGTTGGTTCGATGCCTCATCCGAATCATCGACCCCGCATCGTCTCATGGAGAAACGCGGCTGATGCGCTGGTACGTGTTTTTTATTTTCACCTTTGTGCTGCTGGTGCTGGAGACCGGGTTGCGTTCGCTGCTGCGCATCAATACTTCAGCCGGTGAAATTTGTCCGAGCTTTTTGCTGGTGCTTGCGACCTTCGTCGCGTTGTGGGCACCGTCCCGTATCGTGCCCTGGGTGATGCTGACCATCGGGTTGGTGACAGACCTCCAGCCGATCCCCGTGGTCGATCCGGTGAGTGTGCCTTCCATGATCGGCCCGGCGACACTGGGTTACATGCTGGGAGGCTACGCGGTGCTCCAGGTGCGCACGTTCCTGTTTCGTCAGTCACCGTTGGCGGTCGCCATCAGCGTGGTCGTTGCCGGAGTGTTTGTGCATCTGGTGATCGTCGCGGCCCTGACGATGCGCGGCCTGCCATTGCCGGGATTTCCCGGACGGATCGACGGCTGGAGCATCGGCGATCAGCTTTATCGCCGCTTTTTCGAGATGCTTTACACCGCTGTCGCGGCGATCCCGCTGGGGTGGCTGCTGACGCGGAGCTTGCCGGTCTGGGGATTTGAAGGAACCCGCACTCCCTGGCGCAGTTGAGTTCCGGGTAACG encodes the following:
- a CDS encoding SGNH/GDSL hydrolase family protein, with amino-acid sequence MSDPLVRKKVLIGYVAAAIVPALILLDTLVGFARGWRMVYRQEQAIVAGVAVWMMAAVLLVCVARGRAFYLKHWTRLVVLVFFSVLALAVAESVVRSLPTGDAPFHLRTPDHQWIFRPTPQVMPGITGDSRYTTNADGVRGPKMPLDKDSLRVLCLGGSTTECLYLDDDETWTHLLTSDLETSLGRPVWTGSAGASGLASDAHLLFVENSDLMSRVSAIVLLVGINDLSKALVSPTPDAVGELARPELVGRPIWRRSVLLIRGGVLVKQLLKKLKGDQLNVEDEGGASYISRRERRRTAAKTDDVPNFDAAIESYRHRIEKIADVCARKNVKLILVTQPVLWDESLGEKERNLLWFGWLDDGRYLSITVLRATMDRYNKVLREIAARRSIALADLASMNGRSELFIDDCHFNEAGAREVSRLIAPVVAGVLLEKFPGGGK
- a CDS encoding rod shape-determining protein codes for the protein MIFDNLLSWFSVDMGIDLGTCNTLVCVRGEGIVLNEPSVVAVHKGTNHVLRNPDGTLAVGWAAKEMLGKTPGSISAIRPMKDGVISDFDITEVLLKYFIQKVQGRSTVIGPRVVIAVPSGITAVEKRAVIESARRAGARSVHLIEEPMAAAVGAGLPVREATASMIVDIGGGTTEVAILSLADIAQCESVRVAGDDFDEAIINHMKKAYNLNIGEQTAERVKIEIGSAAPFGEEMTMDVRGRDMISGLPRKTVITSEEVRQCLLEPISAISETVIRTLERADPELAADLVDNGITLAGGGALLRGICKVIADATGLDARQADDPLTCVARGTAFYLEHLEEWKRYLPSDSDEG